One genomic region from Leguminivora glycinivorella isolate SPB_JAAS2020 chromosome 8, LegGlyc_1.1, whole genome shotgun sequence encodes:
- the LOC125228662 gene encoding LOW QUALITY PROTEIN: uncharacterized protein LOC125228662 (The sequence of the model RefSeq protein was modified relative to this genomic sequence to represent the inferred CDS: deleted 2 bases in 1 codon): protein MAPGNNERHPSHTGTIPKTKARNNCNVPQEAVTPTRRDMASNLVSTSLDWVPVSEYNSRTNYNQSRKQTNNTSDQELNDLENSVSFESGFGRFVPVRPQPRALPLNVQNRENLSNEHQDDASSMSGHSLHPYAHQMQNGLVPHSNHANHAPAAVMIVNPTTPNAVTANMSQPFNAPNQNRKNLTNNLNPARNLDGNHSSHNNASSRTGTKTVNLMNNMYDPQSSMNNVNENNHAHRESARALGEAIVAACPDTAAVERRLGQIREYIRVTSSLVDTMRNSEDEAFIEHTKEEYDELVEMVMKLKESETKLEKVLNEEPDNVEVPAEEADVSAAAAGDAVDTEVVSEVKEDETVPKQDECTTLKKVTNLENEQLNKSLQSVIKNSNEHLISSSEQSETTPDLEEINVVPEDTVEIKEIETVPCEEITHDHHLNEVLRKNIISCVEKVAIIEEMKNKNCSNTDQDVVVRPVSVQSNGSAYSENELWQNEIKNKMELSQRRLTALKQQQKRLIKYQEEAKQQLEEINRERQSQEGLPSTSHDNFGGMQNHPMNGNYNRMYAANQIGVATTLPHSNENVASRANSEHGLNQDDRRANSEYGLNQDDRFSHRDANIASSEEAAGGAHSDVEDSLLTERGRALQAKLRELQLKKQHMENLVSEFQKLQMATHLGSNNTYSSSGEDSADDEPTRKCNNSGGNIKNEDPFKLMEIKAIKTALQKTKDLMRSVENYESDHLSGAHDDSFQMPSHSNLNDNKSEGGGSIGGWSNDGSVCRVRNSLPQRHKFTNEQHVQHHLQQQMQQQHVPQQMSHESNIASLQELAQELRMETEKIVGERARIKDMLSNKGKFLFVYIFSLILGKSFNVARSRTSSAWELAGPAERRQVQLRALLADKQRELDKLLNKEKVLCGNAEAQKMKADSCTGSIITGINQSYNSEQEEPDSRSEQILLDSQNSRDTDNFRIFPQGGLSSTTLPSRRASACCSDSDSASRTKSNQRSRARRRQTQDRLSEDNNVPQSNTSSHSMRHEPRPEPSNINMVPPIAQNVDNPINMPYPHMPPPYWNNTNKTNQDMRTNQFTQNSHSQTMERLMGTPHMSFPPSMPYNMMMPYGGMVAGCGCGCGVWGAWCWQQLLLQQRELHALRDHLSLLEERWRVETASHTLNNQVAPGNRANNYWDNFRSYSRQNLLSANNKTNADGHLGGPATLAAPQPQPLASRSHNALRRAPPPPPLSPHHKRNAARPQPPRAPDVLNLHHEPEPAPAPAHEPHANNLHAADKRKSCSKLPAKNSRPAPAPSASNLDFRDNPNLASARRDVADKATSKLFDLLRENVYSEVTTLIGVNESHPDFLIQLFKELQLISSDPLRQRVLRSIRAVLAQYGAAPDTPPAEPHEPREPPREPREPREPALGDADSAQAGGSAAPHFDDNIVRFLLLKSEEICTPELLDALATNVLNGGLDGRRPQISKKRLLEFLSKYEGMSVCGVSNDIIESLPLVLSGGGGGGAAEPALLQDVAGSLNLFSASEPALHACPYDVWAGHVHVDVEGAEPAASADKVDLLDCSEMHNGDLAEADQTCERERGPEARDRDQDALPDVVDTEEAAPAEADAEWLGLDRVPTRLHLGESSEKQKGDVNIM from the exons ATGGCTCCTGGTAACAACGAGCGGCATCCGAGTCACACGGGAACCATTCCGAAGACGAAAGCACGGAATAATTGCAATGTTCCGCAGGAGGCTGTGACTCCCACCAGGAGGGATATGGCATCCAACCTAGTCTCG ACATCCCTTGACTGGGTCCCTGTGTCGGAATACAACTCTAGAACCAACTACAACCAATCAAGGAAGCAAACAAATAATACATCGGACCAAGAACTCAATGACTTAG AAAATtcggtatcatttgaaagcggATTTGGAAGGTTTGTCCCGGTGAGGCCGCAGCCCCGGGCTCTGCCGCTGAACGTGCAGAACCGAGAGAACCTGTCCAATGAGCACCAGGACGACGCCAGCTCCATGTCGGGACACTCACTGCACCCTTATGCGCATCAAATGCAGAATG GTTTAGTCCCTCACTCCAATCATGCGAATCATGCCCCTGCAGCAGTCATGATTGTCAACCCCACCACACCGAATGCGGTCACTGCGAACATGTCTCAACcctttaat GCGCCTAATCAAAACAGAAAGAACTTGACAAACAACTTGAACCCAGCGAGAAATTTGGACGGAAACCATTCCAGTCACAACAACGCGTCGTCCAGAACTGGCACTAAGACCGTCAACCTCATGAACAACATGTATGACCCGCAGTCCAGCATGAACAACGTCAATGAGAATAACCAT GCCCACAGAGAGTCCGCCCGCGCGCTAGGCGAGGCCATAGTGGCGGCGTGCCCAGACACGGCGGCCGTGGAGCGGCGGCTCGGACAGATCCGCGAGTACATCCGCGTCACGTCCTCGCTCGTGGACACCATGAGGAACTCGGAGGATGAG gcTTTTATTGAGCATACGAAAGAAGAATATGACGAACTGGTTGAGATGGTAATGAAACTGAAAGAGAGTGAGACGAAACTGGAGAAAGTATTAAATGAAGAGCCGGATAACGTGGAGGTGCCTGCCGAGGAAGCTGACGTTTCGGCTGCGGCCGCGGGCGACGCTGTTGACACAGAAGTTGTCTCTGAAGTTAAAGAGGATGAGACTGTTCCTAAACAAGATGAATGTACCACGCTGAAGAAAGTCACAAATCTAGAGAATGAACAGTTGAACAAAAGTTTACAAAGTGTAATAAAAAATTCGAATGAACATCTAATATCGTCGAGCGAACAAAGCGAAACTACACCAGACCTAGAAGAAATAAATGTTGTTCCAGAAGACACAGTGGAAATCAAAGAGATTGAGACCGTTCCGTGCGAGGAAATAACACACGATCATCACTTGAATGAGGTGTTACgtaaaaacattatttcgtGCGTAGAAAAAGTAGCGATCATAGAAGAGATGAAAAACAAAAACTGCAGTAACACTGACCAG GACGTGGTGGTTCGTCCGGTGTCAGTTCAGAGTAACGGGTCGGCGTACAGCGAGAACGAACTGTGGCAGAATgagattaaaaacaaaatggagcTGTCTCAACGCCGGTTGACCGCTTTGAAGCAACAGCAGAAGAGGCTTATCAAGTACCAg GAGGAAGCCAAGCAACAACTTGAGGAAATTAACCGAGAACGACAGTCCCAAGAGGGTCTGCCTTCCACTTCTCATGACAATTTTGGTGGCATGCAG aatCACCCAATGAACGGCAACTACAATCGCATGTACGCTGCGAACCAGATCGGAGTCGCCACGACACTTCCGCACTCGAACGAGAACGTCGCCAGCCGCGCCAACAGCGAGCACGGACTCAACCAGGACGATCG CCGTGCCAACAGCGAGTACGGACTCAACCAGGACGATCGGTTCTCGCACCGCGACGCGAACATAGCGAGCAGCGAG GAGGCGGCTGGCGGCGCGCACAGCGACGTGGAAGACTCGCTGCTGACGGAGCGCGGGCGCGCGCTGCAGGCCAAGCTGCGCGAGCTGCAGCTCAAGAAACAGCACATGGAGAACCTC GTGTCAGAGTTCCAGAAGCTTCAAATGGCGACGCACCTCGGATCCAACAACACTTATTCCAGTTCTGGAGAAGACAGCGCTGATGATGAGCCGACACGCAAAT GTAACAACTCGGGAGGGAATATTAAAAACGAAGACCCTTTCAAACTTATGGAAATCAAAGCTATTAAAACAGCATTACAGAAAACTAAAG ATCTAATGCGCTCGGTGGAAAACTACGAATCGGACCATTTGTCCGGCGCGCACGACGACTCCTTCCAGATGCCTAGTCACTCTAATTTAAATGACAA CAAATCAGAAGGCGGCGGCAGCATCGGCGGTTGGTCGAACGACGGCAGCGTGTGTCGCGTGCGCAACTCCCTGCCGCAGCGGCACAAGTTCACCAACGAGCAACACGTGCAGCACCACCTGCAGCAGCAGATGCAGCAGCAGCACGTGCCGCAGCAGATGA GCCACGAGTCGAATATAGCGTCTCTGCAAGAGTTAGCCCAAGAGCTTCGCATGGAGACAGAGAAGATAGTCGGCGAGCGAGCGCGCATCAAGGACATGCTGTCCAATAAGGGTAAGTTTTTATTTGTGTACATTTTCTCTTTAATATTAGGCAAAAGTTTTAACGTTgcgaggtcacgg ACAAGCAGCGCTTGGGAGCTGGCCGGGCCCGCCGAGCGGCGCCAGGTGCAGCTGCGAGCGCTGCTGGCCGACAAACAACGCGAGCTGGACAAGCTGCTCAACAAGGAG AAAGTCCTATGTGGAAATGCAGAAGCTCAAAAAATGAAGGCTGACTCGTGTACCGGCTCCATCATTACCGGTATCAACCAGTCCTACAATAG TGAACAAGAAGAGCCTGATTCGCGGTCGGAGCAGATACTATTGGACTCTCAAAACTCCAGAGATACCGACAACTTTAGG ATTTTTCCGCAGGGCGGGCTGAGCTCCACCACGCTGCCGTCGCGCCGCGCCAGCGCCTGCTGCAGCGACAGCGACag CGCATCGCGGACCAAATCTAACCAGAGGAGTCGAGCTCGTCGAAGGCAAACACAAGATCGATTGTCCGAAGATAACAAT GTACCACAGTCCAACACCTCGAGCCATTCGATGCGGCACGAGCCGAGGCCGGAGCCGTCAAACATCAACATGGTCCCGCCTATTGCTCAAAATG TTGACAACCCTATCAACATGCCGTACCCGCACATGCCACCGCCATATTGGAATAACACGAATAAAACTAATCAG GATATGCGCACGAACCAGTTCACACAGAACAGCCACTCCCAGACTATGGAGCGGTTGATGGGCACACCACATATGTCTTTCCCGCCCTCCATGCCTTACAATATGATGATGCCTTATG GTGGCATGGTGGCTGGGTGCGGGTGCGGCTGCGGCGTGTGGGGCGCGTGGTGCTGGCAACAGCTGCTGCTCCAGCAGCGCGAGCTGCACGCGCTCAGGGACCACCTCTCTCTC CTTGAGGAACGTTGGCGCGTCGAGACTGCTTCACACACGCTGAACAACCAGGTGGCTCCGGGCAACCGCGCCAACAACTATTGGGATAACTTTAGAAG TTACTCGCGGCAGAATCTGCTGTCGGCGAACAACAAGACCAACGCTGACGGGCACCTGGGCGGGCCGGCGACGCTGGCCGCGCCGCAGCCGCAGCCGCTCGCCTCGCGCAGCCACAACGCGCTGcgccgcgccccgccgccgccgccgctgtcGCCGCACCACAAGCGCAACGCCGCGCGCCCGCAGCCGCCCCGCGCGCCCGACGTGCTCAACCTGCACCACGAGCCCGAGCCCGCGCCCGCTCCCGCGCACGAGCCGCACGCCAACAACCTGCACGCCGCCGACAAGCGCAAGTCCTGCTCCAAGCTGCCCGCCAAGAACTCGCGCCCCGCGCCCGCCCCGAGCGCCAGCAACCTCGACTTCCGCGACAACCCCAACCTGGCCTCCGCGCGCCGAGACGTCGCCGACAAGGCCACCTCGAAACTGTTCGACCTGCTGCGCGAGAACGTCTACTCCGAGGTGACGACGCTCATCGGCGTCAAC GAATCCCACCCGGACTTCCTCATCCAGCTGTTCAAGGAGCTGCAGCTGATCAGCTCGGACCCGCTGCGGCAGCGGGTGCTGCGCTCGATCCGCGCCGTCCTGGCGCAGTACGGCGCGGCGCCGGACACCCCGCCGGCCGAGCCGCACGAGCCGCGCGAGCCGCCCCGCGAGCCCCGCGAGCCACGCGAGCCAGCGCTCGGCGACGCCGACTCGGCGCAGGCGGGGGGATCGGCCGCCCCCCACTTCGACGACAATATTGTTCGCTTTCTGTTGTTAAAAAGCGAAGAAATATGCACCCCCGAGCTGCTAGACGCCCTCGCGACGAACGTGTTGAACGGGGGCCTCGACGGCCGCCGACCCCAGATCTCTAAAAAGAGGCTGCTCGAGTTCCTCTCCAAGTACGAGGGCATGAGCGTGTGCGGCGTGTCGAACGACATCATCGAGAGCCTGCCGCTAGTGTTGTCGGGCGGGGGAGGCGGGGGCGCGGCGGAGCCGGCGCTGCTGCAGGACGTGGCGGGCTCGCTGAACCTGTTCAGCGCGAGCGAGCCGGCGCTGCACGCGTGCCCGTACGACGTGTGGGCGGGGCACGTGCACGTGGACGTGGAGGGCGCGGAGCCGGCCGCGAGCGCGGACAAGGTGGACCTGCTGGACTGCTCGGAGATGCACAACGGCGACCTGGCCGAGGCGGACCAGACGTGCGAGCGCGAGCGCGGGCCCGAGGCGCGCGACCGCGACCAGGACGCGCTGCCCGACGTCGTCGACACGGAAGAGGCCGCGCCCGCTGAG GCTGATGCAGAATGGCTCGGGCTCGATCGCGTGCCAACAAGGCTGCATTTGGGAGAGTCATCTGAAAAACAGAAAGGTGATGTtaatataatgtaa
- the LOC125228455 gene encoding uncharacterized protein LOC125228455 isoform X2 has protein sequence MSTSPDGFVGRRNRQHILLPKSRSVSPSPKQEVQRQETPKPESQQEKSAEQESRSQYASATSQAEDTRTPTSAATVYSKFGRLIKPPRRLDL, from the exons ATGTCTACCAG TCCAGATGGATTCGTTGGTAGACGCAACAGGCAGCACATCTTACTACCAAAATCAAGGTCAGTATCACCATCACCTAAGCAGGAAGTTCAACGTCAGGAAACTCCTAAGCCGGAATCCCAACAAGAGAAGTCAGCTGAACAGGAATCCCGATCCCAGTACGCTTCAGCAACGAGTCAGGCTGAGGATACACGTACACCGACTTCTGCAGCGACTGTATATTCCAAATTTGGTCGTTTAATTAAACCGCCTAGAAGGCTTGACTTATAA
- the LOC125228455 gene encoding uncharacterized protein LOC125228455 isoform X1, with protein sequence MCTKGNMAENYKKWVQSFKLYLRASSLDEESDARKVALFLHSIGERGVEIFNSFEKDEEKIAYADLLKLFNDYFIPKTNITYECHIFFTYKQGEEETLDEFVTNLRAKSQTCKFGSLQDTLIKSMFICNMHSKYAYVQEKLLVQDDLSLDGALQVAKGLVAAKKHAQTMQEPNVLYMDRSRSRTPSRYTSSSQRPQRSQSQQSRHRSQQSSQQRQAQSSQQRQSSCGKCGQVHRFKCPAVNVECLNCHKIGHFKRMCRSSGNHVRYVEKAEESDDFFVGHIKRNADPESDWKIKLTINGVDINCLIDTGSGADVINIKDYDSLNLKAKIDKSQTSLTAYGKHKIDVLGEQTLMCKLSVNNMVVVKPITFQVANVDSPTVLGRITCSQLGLVKRIYTIEPDERQDKSCQTNLLESGKSKENNTSMSGSQMSQSSSQNSQNKMSMSNNKSKVEMSNSQSNDKFIQKLLSDYNNVFVGLGCLPGECNITVNPDVPPRIDAPRKVPFALYPKLQQELDKMEQMDVIVKVQEPTQWSRWIRW encoded by the exons ATGTGCACAAAGGGCAACATGGcggaaaattacaaaaaatggGTACAATCTTTTAAGTTGTATCTTCGCGCGTCTTCGTTGGACGAAGAATCAGATGCACGCAAAGTCGCGCTGTTCTTGCATTCAATTGGTGAGCGTGGCGTCGAGATTTTTAATTCTTTCGAGAAAGATGAAGAAAAAATCGCATATGCCGATTTACTGAAGTTATTCAACGACTATTTCATACCAAAGACCAACATAACATACGAATGCCACATATTTTTCACGTACAAGCAGGGTGAAGAGGAAACTCTAGACGAGTTCGTCACAAATTTACGAGCGAAAAGTCAAACGTGTAAATTTGGATCACTGCAAGATACATTGATCAAATCAATGTTTATATGCAACATGCATTCAAAATATGCTTATGTTCAAGAAAAACTGCTTGTGCAGGATGACTTAAGCTTAGATGGAGCATTGCAAGTAGCCAAGGGCTTAGTCGCAGCCAAGAAGCATGCGCAAACTATGCAAGAGCCGAATGTATTATACATGGACAGGTCTAGGTCACGTACGCCATCAAGATACACGTCATCGAGTCAACGTCCACAGCGTTCACAGTCACAACAGAGTCGACACAGGTCACAACAGTCAAGTCAGCAACGCCAAGCGCAGTCAAGTCAGCAACGTCAGTCATCGTGTGGAAAATGCGGTCAAGTTCACAGATTCAAGTGTCCAGCTGTCAATGTAGAATGCCTGAATTGTCACAAAATAGGACATTTCAAGAGAATGTGCAGGTCATCAGGCAATCATGTGCGCTATGTAGAAAAAGCGGAAGAATCTGATGATTTCTTTGTAGGACACATCAAGAGAAACGCAGATCCTGAATCAGATTGGAAAATCAAGCTTACAATAAATGGTGTGGATATTAATTGTCTTATAGATACCGGAAGTGGAGCGGATGTAATAAACATCAAAGACTATGACAGTCTCAACCTCAAGGCCAAGATAGACAAGAGTCAGACAAGTCTTACTGCATATGGTAAACATAAAATTGACGTTTTAGGCGAGCAAACGCTTATGTGTAAATTGTCTGTCAACAATATGGTTGTCGTAAAGCCTATAACATTTCAAGTCGCAAATGTTGATTCACCTACTGTGTTAGGAAGAATAACGTGTAGTCAACTGGGTCTAGTAAAACGGATTTATACCATAGAACCTGATGAACGTCAAGATAAGTCATGTCAAACAAATTTGTTAGAATCAGGTAAGTCTAAAGAAAACAACACGTCAATGTCAGGTAGTCAAATGTCACAGTCGAGTAGTCAAAACAGtcaaaataaaatgtctatgtctaacaATAAGTCAAAAGTTGAAATGTCAAATTCACAGTCAAATGATAAGTTTATACAAAAGTTACTGTCTGattataataatgtttttgtcgGTCTAGGATGTCTACCAGGTGAGTGTAACATAACTGTTAATCCAGATGTCCCGCCAAGGATTGATGCGCCAAGGAAAGTGCCATTTGCACTTTATCCCAAACTTCAGCAGGAATTGGACAAAATGGAACAGATGGATGTCATCGTGAAGGTCCAGGAACCAACTCAGTGG TCCAGATGGATTCGTTGGTAG